A single genomic interval of Rhodopseudomonas palustris harbors:
- a CDS encoding RidA family protein, which produces MSKSEVIFPAGRQALYDKHRYSAAIRSGDLLFVSGQVGSREDGSPEPQFEAQVQLAFDNLASVLKAAGCTFADIVDVTSFHTDPATQLDTVLAVKNRAFPQEPYPNWTAVGVTWLAGFDFEIKVIARIPTGT; this is translated from the coding sequence ATGTCGAAATCCGAGGTGATCTTTCCCGCCGGCCGTCAGGCTCTCTACGACAAGCATCGCTACTCCGCCGCGATCCGTTCCGGCGATCTGTTGTTCGTGTCAGGACAGGTCGGCAGCCGCGAGGACGGCTCGCCTGAACCTCAGTTCGAGGCACAGGTTCAGCTCGCCTTCGATAATCTGGCCTCCGTCCTGAAGGCTGCCGGCTGCACATTTGCCGATATCGTCGACGTCACCTCGTTTCACACCGATCCGGCAACGCAGCTGGACACCGTCCTGGCTGTGAAGAATCGAGCCTTCCCGCAGGAGCCTTATCCCAATTGGACGGCTGTCGGAGTGACGTGGCTCGCAGGCTTCGACTTCGAGATCAAGGTGATTGCGCGGATCCCGACTGGCACCTGA
- a CDS encoding GntR family transcriptional regulator, producing the protein MRKRGQPTTVRQHVLLDLRTKILQGRYPAGTRLRQEEIARQLDVSTTPVREAFRDLLSEGLISLDARRGAVVRGLTLDDVQEIYQMRMRLEPLLAARTFDRVTEDDLAHAEACHRKMCGKVSAQSWAGLNEEFHAALTGNTNSGRLGSLVYNLAHAASPYVVLSLFADPDIRDMNNRDHAELLALYQSRDRDGVVATTERHLAQTLRLIEQEAQLKTAPSPADDSELLSAAP; encoded by the coding sequence ATGCGGAAACGTGGACAGCCCACGACAGTCCGTCAGCATGTCCTGCTCGATCTGCGGACCAAGATTCTCCAGGGGCGCTACCCGGCCGGGACGCGTCTTCGCCAGGAGGAGATCGCGCGGCAGCTCGACGTCAGCACCACACCGGTGCGCGAGGCGTTTCGAGATCTGCTGTCCGAAGGACTCATCTCACTCGATGCAAGGCGCGGCGCCGTCGTTCGGGGACTGACCCTCGATGATGTGCAGGAAATCTACCAGATGCGGATGCGGCTGGAGCCGCTGTTGGCCGCCCGCACCTTCGACCGCGTCACCGAGGACGATCTGGCGCACGCCGAGGCCTGCCATCGCAAGATGTGCGGCAAGGTGTCGGCGCAGAGCTGGGCCGGGCTCAACGAGGAGTTTCATGCCGCTCTGACCGGCAACACCAACAGCGGCCGCCTCGGCAGCTTGGTCTATAACCTCGCCCATGCGGCCTCGCCTTATGTGGTGCTGTCGCTGTTCGCCGATCCGGATATCCGCGACATGAACAATCGCGACCACGCCGAACTGCTGGCGCTCTATCAAAGCCGCGACCGCGACGGCGTGGTGGCCACCACCGAGCGCCATTTGGCGCAGACGCTGCGACTGATCGAACAGGAGGCGCAACTGAAGACGGCGCCCTCTCCGGCAGACGACAGCGAATTGCTCTCCGCTGCACCCTGA
- a CDS encoding ABC transporter ATP-binding protein, protein MAEPQIQLSVRDVRKVFPGKGGAVPVLDGLSFDIYERDFVSIIGPSGCGKTTIFNVIAGLLNADSGSLIYRGEQVSSLRGRIGYMMQKDLLFPWRTVLENVLLGLRVRGVADAEALDTAREYLSTFGLSGFEKAYPKTLSGGMRQRVALIRTLIMDPDILLLDEPFSALDYQTRLYLEGVLMEAVETFNKTVILITHDVDEAVALSKRVVALSGRPTRVKNVHHIDIERTGPVEARSDHRFSDYFHMLCGELDIQTRKVKSN, encoded by the coding sequence ATGGCAGAGCCGCAGATCCAACTCAGTGTTCGAGACGTTCGGAAGGTGTTTCCCGGAAAGGGCGGCGCCGTGCCGGTTCTCGACGGACTATCTTTCGACATCTACGAGCGCGATTTCGTCAGCATCATCGGGCCGAGCGGTTGCGGCAAGACCACGATCTTCAACGTGATCGCGGGACTCCTGAACGCCGACAGCGGAAGCCTGATCTATCGCGGCGAGCAGGTCAGCAGTCTGCGCGGCCGCATCGGCTACATGATGCAGAAGGATCTGCTGTTCCCCTGGCGGACGGTGCTGGAGAACGTGCTGCTCGGCCTCCGTGTGCGCGGCGTCGCCGATGCCGAAGCGCTCGACACGGCGCGCGAGTATCTGTCGACCTTCGGTCTGTCTGGATTCGAAAAGGCCTATCCCAAGACGCTGTCCGGCGGCATGCGCCAGCGCGTGGCGCTGATCCGGACGCTGATCATGGATCCCGACATCCTGCTGCTCGACGAGCCGTTCTCAGCGCTCGACTACCAGACGCGCCTGTACCTCGAAGGCGTGCTGATGGAGGCGGTGGAGACCTTCAATAAGACCGTCATTCTGATCACCCACGACGTCGATGAAGCCGTCGCCTTGTCCAAGCGTGTGGTGGCGTTGAGCGGGCGGCCGACGCGGGTCAAGAACGTCCATCACATCGACATCGAGCGCACCGGGCCGGTCGAGGCGCGCAGCGATCACCGGTTCTCCGACTATTTCCACATGCTTTGCGGCGAGCTCGATATTCAAACCCGGAAAGTGAAGTCCAACTGA
- a CDS encoding ABC transporter permease, protein MTSATDVASRASGTAIRPNRETISLTQRLVVTFDTHLGRTALQALAVVAFFLLWELGVRMGWISEFLVGKPSGIWARFETQLLDGSLFVDSGYTLYEALIGFVVGTIVGSVLGLAMWYSIFVARMVEPFIVALNSVPKIALAPVILLWFGTGLLSKVVLVVSMTALVALIAAYQAAKDSDKDLQSLMLSMGGSKHQIFYSVVVPSSLPAIIATFRINIGFALVGAVVGEFISSKRGLGHLVYNASSLYDLNSVWVGLFVLMFMGFVLYHAIDALERYLLPWKQDTGHVRIQA, encoded by the coding sequence ATGACCAGCGCAACAGACGTCGCATCCCGCGCCAGCGGCACTGCCATCCGGCCCAATCGCGAAACGATCAGCCTGACCCAGCGTCTGGTCGTCACGTTCGACACGCATCTCGGTCGCACCGCGCTGCAGGCGCTTGCGGTGGTCGCGTTCTTCCTGCTGTGGGAGCTTGGAGTCCGCATGGGCTGGATCTCGGAGTTCCTGGTCGGCAAGCCGTCCGGAATCTGGGCGCGGTTCGAGACGCAGTTGCTCGACGGATCGCTATTCGTCGACAGCGGCTACACGCTGTACGAGGCGCTGATCGGCTTCGTCGTCGGCACCATCGTCGGTTCAGTTCTCGGTCTGGCGATGTGGTACTCGATCTTCGTCGCACGGATGGTCGAGCCGTTCATCGTGGCGCTCAACAGCGTTCCGAAGATTGCGCTCGCACCGGTGATCCTGCTGTGGTTCGGCACCGGTCTGTTGTCGAAGGTCGTGCTGGTGGTGTCGATGACGGCGCTGGTCGCGCTGATCGCGGCATATCAGGCCGCCAAAGACAGCGATAAGGATCTGCAGTCGCTGATGCTGTCGATGGGCGGCTCCAAGCACCAGATCTTCTACAGCGTGGTCGTTCCGTCGTCGCTGCCGGCGATCATCGCGACGTTCCGGATCAATATCGGCTTCGCTCTGGTCGGTGCGGTGGTCGGAGAGTTCATCTCCTCCAAGCGCGGCCTCGGCCATCTCGTTTACAACGCGTCGAGCCTCTACGACCTCAACTCGGTCTGGGTCGGCCTGTTCGTCCTGATGTTCATGGGCTTCGTGCTCTACCACGCGATCGATGCACTCGAGCGCTACCTGCTGCCTTGGAAGCAGGACACCGGACACGTCCGGATCCAGGCCTAG
- a CDS encoding ABC transporter substrate-binding protein, translating to MKISQAFQSMLYLPFYVALDKGFFKQQGLDVDKETAGSPTTALSAVLSGSAAFSIHGPEWTAIANSKGADVGIICNVVNGAAVWVATTPDFKYDTLQDLKGQKVVAGLMPTTSTSLFMKLLKDNGLKPDSDVDLLQVQIGSEPGPFLGGQAKVAVLYEPGLDQVVAKGMKVAIGFPKAYGPYAFSSITARKNVDPKDAQAVVNAMELALRFMKNNPDEAVSIAQKEFPTLDPKIVEAAVRRMIAENVYPSSVQTTQQAYETAMQTQIALGNLKQAPKYEDFVIQDYVKPALALK from the coding sequence GTGAAGATCTCTCAAGCCTTCCAGTCCATGCTCTACCTGCCGTTCTACGTCGCGCTGGATAAGGGCTTCTTCAAGCAGCAGGGCCTCGACGTCGACAAGGAGACCGCCGGTTCGCCGACCACCGCGTTGTCCGCTGTTTTGTCCGGCAGTGCGGCATTCTCGATCCACGGTCCGGAGTGGACCGCGATCGCCAATTCGAAGGGCGCCGATGTCGGCATCATCTGCAACGTCGTGAACGGCGCCGCGGTGTGGGTCGCTACGACGCCGGACTTCAAGTACGACACGCTTCAGGACCTGAAGGGGCAGAAGGTTGTCGCAGGCCTGATGCCGACCACCAGCACGTCGTTGTTCATGAAGCTGCTGAAGGACAACGGCTTGAAGCCGGACTCTGACGTCGATCTGCTGCAGGTGCAGATCGGCTCCGAGCCGGGCCCGTTCCTCGGCGGACAGGCCAAGGTGGCGGTGCTGTACGAGCCCGGCCTGGATCAGGTGGTGGCGAAGGGCATGAAGGTGGCGATCGGCTTCCCGAAGGCTTACGGTCCGTATGCGTTCTCGTCGATCACCGCGCGGAAGAACGTCGATCCGAAGGACGCGCAGGCGGTCGTCAATGCGATGGAGCTGGCGCTGCGCTTCATGAAGAACAACCCGGATGAAGCGGTCTCGATCGCCCAGAAGGAATTCCCGACTCTCGATCCGAAGATCGTCGAGGCGGCGGTGCGGCGGATGATCGCCGAGAACGTCTACCCGAGCAGCGTACAGACGACGCAGCAGGCCTATGAGACCGCGATGCAGACACAGATCGCGCTCGGCAATCTGAAGCAGGCGCCGAAGTACGAGGATTTCGTCATCCAGGACTACGTCAAGCCGGCACTCGCGCTGAAGTAA
- a CDS encoding amidase, which produces MSYPLGLLAVHRAFRDGTLSPADYIASCTERADEVEPWLKAFCDRLPGEQLTGGEGPLAGIPIGIKDIIATAGIRTTNGSRVYADHVPDQDAPIVARIKQLGGIVFGKTVSTEFAWRCPGPTVNPNNPQHTPGGSSSGSAAAVAAGIVPMALGTQTVGSVVRPAAYCGIVGFKPSFGAIVRDGVHPLAQSLDHVGFLTRSVEDAAFAFGLLADGAEAGAAAQAVAGDVLPAVSSLRLGVVRPPIWDRVSAEQNQAFEAALETLRRGGATIVPLELPDRYWKGFEAAEIILAAEAAAIFNGLVTQHSDLTSPQLKELVAAGNAISAPRYIEARQLQASLQQEFPQHLSGLDGILTVPAPGEAPEGLAYTGDASFCALWTMLGVPALTMPIARSARGLPLGLQVIGGFGEDAKLLRTARVVEAALAN; this is translated from the coding sequence ATGTCGTATCCGTTGGGACTGCTCGCAGTCCATCGCGCGTTCCGTGACGGAACGTTGAGCCCCGCCGACTACATTGCCAGTTGCACTGAGCGCGCCGACGAGGTCGAGCCCTGGCTGAAGGCGTTCTGTGATCGGCTGCCAGGAGAACAGCTGACGGGCGGTGAGGGACCGCTGGCCGGCATCCCGATCGGCATCAAGGACATCATCGCCACCGCCGGCATCCGCACGACCAACGGATCGCGGGTCTATGCCGATCACGTTCCGGATCAGGACGCCCCGATCGTGGCGCGCATCAAACAGCTCGGCGGCATCGTGTTCGGCAAAACGGTGAGCACCGAATTCGCCTGGCGCTGCCCTGGGCCCACGGTCAATCCCAACAATCCGCAGCACACGCCCGGCGGCTCGTCGAGCGGGTCGGCCGCCGCGGTGGCGGCCGGTATCGTGCCGATGGCGCTCGGCACCCAGACGGTCGGTTCGGTGGTACGCCCCGCTGCGTATTGCGGCATCGTCGGCTTCAAGCCGAGCTTCGGCGCGATTGTGCGCGACGGCGTTCACCCCTTGGCGCAATCGCTCGATCACGTCGGATTTTTGACGCGGTCGGTGGAGGACGCGGCGTTCGCATTCGGCCTGCTGGCCGATGGGGCCGAGGCGGGGGCGGCAGCCCAAGCCGTCGCAGGCGACGTGCTTCCTGCCGTTTCGTCACTACGGCTCGGTGTGGTTCGCCCGCCGATCTGGGATCGGGTCAGTGCCGAGCAGAACCAGGCGTTCGAGGCTGCGCTGGAGACGTTACGGCGCGGGGGCGCCACGATCGTGCCGCTGGAGCTTCCCGACCGCTATTGGAAGGGCTTCGAAGCCGCGGAGATCATTCTGGCGGCGGAGGCGGCCGCGATCTTCAATGGGCTGGTGACGCAACACTCCGATTTGACCAGCCCGCAGCTCAAGGAATTGGTGGCTGCCGGCAACGCGATCAGCGCGCCGCGCTACATCGAAGCCCGCCAGTTGCAGGCCTCGCTGCAGCAGGAGTTTCCGCAGCATCTCAGCGGTCTCGACGGCATCCTCACCGTGCCGGCGCCCGGCGAGGCTCCAGAAGGATTGGCCTATACCGGAGACGCCAGCTTCTGCGCGCTGTGGACCATGCTGGGCGTGCCGGCGCTGACGATGCCGATCGCCCGCTCGGCTCGCGGCCTGCCGCTCGGCCTGCAGGTGATCGGCGGATTTGGCGAGGACGCCAAGCTGCTGCGCACCGCGCGGGTTGTCGAGGCCGCGCTGGCGAACTGA
- a CDS encoding PHA/PHB synthase family protein, whose translation MTDMLAEPQAAPKFDPDAFARNLAQAIETGSQALATMMKSQNGAVPPDGHPPAGLTEMVKSFSSVANYWLSDQARSHELQQRLGKSYLELWGAASKRLAGEQAEPAIAPSPRDKRFASPEWKANAFYDFLMQAYLLTTQWADELVKNAEIDPHTKRKAAFYVQQLTTALAPSNFVMTNPELTRQTLEASGDNLVRGMKMLADDIQSGRGHLKIRQSDPAGLEVGVNMAVTPGKVIFQNEIMQLIQYEPATETVQRTPLLIVPPWINKYYILDLKPEKSFIKWCVDQGLTVFVISWVNPDKSLADKDFADYMKLGPLTAMDVVEKVTGEMKVHTLGYCVGGTLLASTLAWLAERRRVRVTSATFLTTQVDFTHAGDLMVFVDEEQISAVEREMKVTGVLEGAKMAMAFNMLRPNDLIWSYVVNNYLKGQPPQAFDLLHWNSDATRMPAANHSYYLRNCYLDNKLSAGTMVLDNTTLDLTKVKVPIYNLATREDHIAPAESVLYGSQFFGGPVKFVLSGSGHIAGVINPPAANKYQFWTNPDIFAGSVANWLNGAEEHKGSWWPDWRGWIGQFDDEQVPARAIGNEAYPPLEDAPGSYVKVRS comes from the coding sequence ATGACCGACATGCTCGCAGAACCCCAGGCGGCCCCGAAGTTCGATCCTGATGCGTTCGCCCGCAATCTGGCGCAGGCGATCGAGACCGGTAGCCAAGCCCTTGCGACGATGATGAAGTCGCAGAACGGTGCCGTGCCACCGGACGGTCATCCGCCCGCCGGTCTGACCGAAATGGTGAAGAGCTTCTCGAGCGTCGCCAATTACTGGCTGTCCGACCAGGCCCGTTCTCATGAGCTGCAGCAGCGGCTCGGCAAGTCGTATCTCGAACTCTGGGGCGCGGCCTCCAAGCGCCTCGCCGGCGAACAGGCCGAGCCGGCGATTGCCCCCTCGCCGCGCGACAAGCGGTTCGCCTCGCCGGAATGGAAGGCCAACGCGTTCTACGATTTCCTGATGCAGGCCTACCTGCTGACCACGCAGTGGGCGGACGAGCTGGTCAAGAACGCCGAGATCGACCCGCACACCAAGCGCAAGGCCGCGTTCTACGTCCAGCAGCTCACCACCGCGCTGGCGCCCTCCAACTTCGTGATGACCAATCCGGAGCTGACGCGCCAGACGCTGGAGGCCAGCGGCGATAATCTGGTTCGCGGCATGAAGATGCTGGCCGACGACATCCAGTCCGGCCGCGGCCATCTGAAAATCCGGCAGTCCGATCCGGCCGGGCTCGAGGTCGGCGTCAACATGGCGGTCACCCCGGGCAAGGTGATCTTCCAGAACGAGATCATGCAGCTCATCCAGTATGAGCCCGCCACCGAGACGGTGCAGCGAACGCCGCTGCTGATCGTGCCGCCGTGGATCAACAAGTACTACATTCTCGACCTCAAGCCCGAGAAATCGTTCATCAAATGGTGCGTCGACCAGGGCCTCACCGTGTTCGTGATCTCCTGGGTCAACCCGGACAAGAGCCTGGCCGACAAGGATTTCGCCGACTACATGAAGCTCGGCCCGCTGACCGCGATGGACGTGGTCGAGAAGGTCACCGGCGAGATGAAGGTCCACACGCTGGGCTACTGCGTCGGCGGCACCCTGCTCGCCTCGACGCTGGCCTGGCTCGCCGAGCGCCGCCGGGTGCGCGTCACCTCGGCGACCTTCCTCACCACGCAGGTCGACTTCACCCATGCCGGCGACCTGATGGTGTTCGTCGACGAGGAGCAGATTTCCGCGGTCGAACGCGAGATGAAGGTCACCGGCGTGCTCGAAGGCGCCAAGATGGCGATGGCCTTCAACATGCTGCGGCCGAACGACCTGATCTGGTCCTACGTCGTCAACAACTACCTGAAGGGCCAGCCGCCGCAGGCGTTCGACCTGCTGCACTGGAATTCCGACGCCACCCGGATGCCGGCGGCGAACCACTCCTACTACCTGCGCAACTGCTATCTCGACAACAAGCTGTCGGCCGGCACCATGGTGCTGGACAACACCACGCTGGACCTCACCAAGGTCAAGGTGCCGATCTACAACCTCGCCACCCGGGAAGACCACATCGCGCCGGCGGAGTCGGTGCTGTACGGCTCGCAGTTCTTCGGCGGTCCGGTGAAATTCGTACTGTCCGGCTCCGGCCACATCGCCGGCGTGATCAATCCGCCGGCGGCGAACAAGTACCAATTCTGGACCAACCCCGACATCTTCGCCGGCTCGGTCGCCAATTGGCTGAACGGCGCCGAAGAGCACAAGGGGTCGTGGTGGCCGGATTGGCGCGGCTGGATCGGCCAGTTCGACGACGAACAAGTCCCCGCCCGTGCCATCGGCAACGAAGCCTACCCGCCGCTGGAAGATGCGCCGGGCAGCTACGTTAAAGTGCGATCCTGA
- a CDS encoding LL-diaminopimelate aminotransferase, giving the protein MEEFYRIRRLPPYVFEQVNRAKAAARNAGADIIDLGMGNPDLPAPPHVLEKLKDTLGKPRTDRYSASRGITGLRRAQAAYYDRRFGVKLNPDTQVVATLGSKEGFANVAQAITAPGDVVLCPNPSYPIHAFGFLMAGGVIRSVPSEPTPDFFAAAERAIIHSIPKPIALIACYPSNPTAYVASLDFYKDLVAFAKKHEIMILSDLAYAEVYFDDNNPPPSVLQVPGAMDVTVEFTSMSKTFSMAGWRMGFAVGNERIIAALARVKSYLDYGAFTPVQVAATAALNGPDDCIKEMRETYKKRRDILVESFGRAGWEIPPPSASMFAWAPLPPAFREIGSMQFATLMVEKCGVVVSPGVGFGEHGEGFVRIAMVENEQRIRQAARGVRRFLESGVETLHNVVPLAAQR; this is encoded by the coding sequence ATGGAAGAATTCTACCGCATCCGCCGCTTGCCGCCCTACGTGTTCGAGCAGGTCAACCGGGCCAAGGCCGCCGCGCGCAACGCCGGCGCCGACATCATCGATCTCGGGATGGGCAATCCGGACCTGCCGGCGCCGCCGCACGTCCTGGAGAAGCTGAAGGACACTCTCGGCAAGCCCCGCACCGACCGCTACTCCGCCTCGCGCGGTATCACCGGTCTCCGCAGGGCCCAGGCCGCGTATTACGACCGCCGCTTCGGCGTGAAGCTGAACCCCGACACCCAGGTGGTCGCGACGCTCGGCTCCAAGGAAGGCTTCGCCAACGTCGCCCAGGCGATCACCGCCCCCGGCGACGTCGTGCTGTGCCCCAATCCGAGCTATCCGATCCACGCCTTCGGCTTCCTGATGGCGGGCGGCGTGATCCGCTCGGTGCCGTCCGAGCCGACCCCGGATTTCTTCGCCGCGGCCGAGCGGGCGATCATCCATTCGATCCCCAAGCCGATCGCGCTGATCGCCTGCTATCCGTCGAACCCGACCGCCTATGTGGCCAGCCTCGACTTCTACAAGGACCTGGTGGCGTTCGCGAAGAAGCACGAGATCATGATCCTGTCGGATCTGGCCTACGCCGAAGTCTATTTCGACGACAACAATCCGCCGCCGTCGGTGCTGCAGGTGCCGGGCGCGATGGACGTCACCGTCGAGTTCACCTCGATGTCGAAGACGTTCTCGATGGCCGGCTGGCGGATGGGTTTTGCGGTCGGCAACGAGCGCATCATCGCCGCTCTGGCCCGCGTGAAGTCGTATCTCGATTACGGCGCGTTCACCCCGGTCCAGGTCGCCGCCACCGCGGCGCTGAACGGCCCCGACGACTGCATCAAGGAAATGCGCGAGACCTACAAGAAGCGCCGCGACATCCTGGTCGAGAGCTTCGGCCGCGCCGGCTGGGAGATCCCGCCGCCGTCCGCCTCGATGTTCGCCTGGGCGCCGCTGCCGCCGGCCTTCCGCGAGATCGGCTCCATGCAGTTCGCCACCCTGATGGTGGAGAAGTGCGGTGTCGTGGTGTCGCCCGGCGTCGGCTTCGGCGAACACGGTGAGGGCTTCGTCCGCATCGCGATGGTGGAAAACGAGCAGCGCATCCGCCAAGCGGCGCGCGGCGTCCGGCGCTTCCTTGAAAGCGGCGTCGAAACGTTGCACAACGTCGTGCCTCTCGCTGCTCAGCGATAG
- a CDS encoding homoserine dehydrogenase, protein MVAPLRVGIAGLGTVGAEVVRVIERQERTLSARCGRPVRVVAVTARSKAKKRGLDLSGIKWAKSPLAIATDPEVDCFVELIGGAGDPAGPAIEAALAAGKAVVTANKALIAKHGLKLASLAEKHNAALNYEAAVGAAIPVIKTLREGLAGTDIDRIYGILNGTCNYILTRMEQEGLSFDDCLADAQRLGYAEADPTFDIDGHDTAQKLAILASLAFGTKVSESSVYVEGIRSITPEDLRAADDLGYRVKLLGVAVRTAKGIEQRVHPTMVPKTSSIAQVMGVTNAVSIDGDGIPPITLVGAGAGAAATASAVVADIADVARGIRAVPFGRPVAGLKATAKAPMQRHEGGYYLRLLARDHAGTAATIAKRLAEQDISIESIVQRHPHRSLDANGKAAKSSIPVPVILITYATAEDAVRRALQAVQRDKVISGRPQVIRIEKN, encoded by the coding sequence ATGGTCGCGCCACTCAGAGTGGGTATTGCGGGTCTCGGCACCGTGGGTGCCGAAGTCGTCCGCGTCATCGAACGGCAGGAGCGGACCTTGTCCGCTCGTTGCGGCCGCCCCGTGCGGGTGGTCGCGGTCACCGCGCGCTCCAAGGCGAAGAAGCGCGGGCTCGACCTCTCCGGTATCAAATGGGCCAAGAGTCCGCTCGCGATCGCCACCGATCCCGAGGTCGACTGCTTCGTCGAGCTGATCGGCGGTGCCGGCGATCCCGCCGGCCCGGCGATTGAGGCTGCGCTGGCTGCCGGCAAGGCGGTGGTCACCGCCAACAAGGCGCTGATCGCCAAGCACGGCCTCAAGCTGGCGTCGCTCGCCGAGAAGCACAATGCGGCGCTGAACTACGAAGCCGCCGTCGGCGCCGCGATCCCGGTGATCAAGACGCTGCGCGAGGGCCTCGCGGGCACCGACATCGATCGCATCTACGGCATTCTCAACGGCACCTGTAACTACATCCTGACCCGGATGGAGCAGGAGGGGCTGTCGTTCGACGACTGCCTCGCCGATGCGCAGCGGCTTGGCTACGCCGAAGCCGATCCGACCTTCGATATCGACGGCCACGACACCGCGCAGAAGCTGGCGATCCTGGCCAGCCTCGCGTTCGGCACCAAGGTGTCCGAGAGCTCGGTTTACGTCGAAGGCATCCGCTCGATCACCCCGGAAGATCTCCGCGCGGCCGATGATCTCGGCTACCGCGTCAAGCTGCTCGGCGTGGCGGTCCGCACCGCCAAGGGCATCGAGCAGCGCGTGCATCCGACCATGGTACCGAAAACCTCGTCGATCGCGCAAGTGATGGGCGTGACCAACGCCGTCTCGATCGACGGCGACGGCATTCCGCCGATCACGCTGGTCGGTGCCGGCGCCGGTGCCGCCGCGACCGCATCCGCGGTGGTGGCGGATATCGCCGACGTCGCCCGCGGCATCCGCGCGGTGCCGTTCGGCCGGCCGGTGGCCGGGCTGAAGGCCACCGCGAAGGCGCCGATGCAGCGCCATGAAGGCGGCTATTACTTGCGGCTGCTGGCGCGCGATCACGCCGGCACCGCCGCGACCATCGCCAAGCGGCTTGCCGAGCAGGACATCTCGATCGAGTCGATCGTGCAGCGGCACCCGCACCGCAGCCTCGATGCCAATGGCAAGGCTGCCAAATCGTCGATCCCGGTGCCGGTGATTCTGATCACTTACGCCACCGCCGAAGACGCGGTGCGCCGCGCCCTGCAGGCGGTGCAGCGCGACAAGGTGATCAGTGGCCGGCCACAGGTGATCCGGATCGAGAAGAACTGA
- the glpX gene encoding class II fructose-bisphosphatase — MSTTISVPPQLLLERILTLEIVRVTERAAVSAARLRGHGNEKGADQAAVDAMRRELNKMPIEGTIVIGEGERDEAPMLFIGEKVGAGINAGPKVDIAVDPLEGTTLCAKNMPGSIATMAMAEGGTLLHAPDVYMQKIAIGPGYEKNLIDIDAPPEDNILRLAQAKGVPTSGVTVLVLDRPRHAELIAKIRATGAGVQLITDGDVAGVIHCADPDNTGVDIYMGTGGAPEGVLAAAALRCIGGQMQCRLLLDTHSKRNRAESMGIEDPNFVYQIEDMVKGDCLFAATGVTDGSLLSGVKFRKGVIQTETVVMRSVTGTVRYIKADHRQLEKFHLD, encoded by the coding sequence ATGTCGACCACCATTTCCGTTCCGCCGCAATTGCTGCTGGAGCGCATCCTGACCCTGGAGATCGTGCGCGTGACCGAGCGCGCCGCGGTGTCTGCGGCGCGGCTGCGCGGCCACGGCAACGAGAAGGGCGCGGACCAGGCCGCGGTCGATGCGATGCGCCGCGAGCTCAACAAGATGCCGATCGAAGGCACCATCGTGATCGGCGAGGGCGAGCGCGACGAAGCGCCGATGCTGTTCATCGGTGAGAAGGTCGGCGCGGGCATCAATGCGGGTCCGAAGGTCGACATCGCGGTCGACCCGCTCGAAGGCACCACGCTGTGCGCCAAGAACATGCCGGGCTCGATCGCCACCATGGCGATGGCCGAAGGCGGCACGCTGCTTCATGCGCCCGACGTCTACATGCAGAAGATCGCGATCGGTCCCGGTTACGAAAAGAACCTGATCGACATCGATGCGCCGCCGGAAGACAACATCCTCCGTCTGGCGCAGGCCAAGGGCGTGCCGACGAGCGGCGTCACCGTGCTGGTGCTGGACCGTCCGCGCCACGCCGAACTGATCGCCAAGATCCGCGCCACCGGCGCCGGCGTCCAGCTGATCACCGACGGCGACGTTGCCGGCGTGATCCACTGCGCCGACCCGGACAACACCGGCGTCGACATCTACATGGGCACCGGCGGTGCGCCGGAAGGCGTGCTGGCCGCGGCGGCGCTGCGCTGCATCGGCGGTCAGATGCAGTGCCGGCTGCTGCTCGACACCCACTCCAAGCGCAACCGCGCCGAGTCGATGGGCATCGAAGATCCGAACTTCGTGTACCAGATCGAGGACATGGTGAAGGGTGACTGCCTGTTCGCCGCCACCGGTGTCACCGACGGTTCGCTGCTGTCGGGCGTCAAGTTCCGCAAGGGCGTGATCCAGACCGAGACCGTGGTGATGCGGTCGGTCACCGGCACGGTGCGCTACATCAAGGCGGACCACCGCCAGCTCGAAAAGTTCCACCTCGATTAA